CAAATCAAGCATAAGAAAGGAAAAGACTAATTTTACGCACACAATGACATTTACAGCTAATGCAGCTTCCATTGCACTTAGCTTAATAAAATTCCAGCTTAAATCAGCAGAAAATCTCTGCAGCGAAAGTTACAATAGTATTATTTAACAGCTGttatattttgaaaccaatcgtaatcctaaaatcaattttaaaaaaataaatgatgctCTATCTTAAATGAAGagattttaaacagaaaaaagatGTTTCGTAAACAGCTCATTGTTTTGATATTGTTGCCACTCACTTCAAGTTTAACATTTCCGTCATGTTTTCATCtagttaattttgtattagAGTTTGTGAATCtggcaattatattttatgttctatttatgtttataatgttAAGTTAAAGAACTTACAATACGTTGCGTTTAAGAGAATCCGATACGATTTTCATCTTTATGATGTAAGTTTATGCACCCAACaaacaatgtaaataatatattgtaaatagtCCTATTATTCTGAGTgttgtattgtaaaataaagtaattagaaGCAAAAGAATCTCGAGTCATAACAAAGTGGCGTCCGTGACATAGACATTGTACTCTGCATTCCGATGTGAAATAGAAGACGGCAAAATTACGAACAAGATATTACTTTGTTAAGGATAAAACAGGTAcgagtaattttgaattttggcTGCTTctgttatatctttttttacgAAGTCTCCTTTTATgtagaaattatacatttgatctgaattaagtttaagaacGAAAAATAACTCGAGATTTAGAATAAGTAGAGGGCTTATTAAGTGAATTTAGTTAAACtgactaaatattatttacattaagaatatgtaaataatatttagtcaaaaaaaaagtgaaaagaaagtCATTAAGAACAACTTTTACGACCGCGTCGAATAAGTTGGCGCAATATTTGGCAACACCGGAAACTGTTGCCAAGGATATTAATCAGTTGCCCGCACTAAGGTCACAATTGCAAGATAAATTTTCTCGTttgaatgaaattcaaaatgaaatatcctcagtactTTTAGAAAAACCTGAGACCGTTGCTGAATACGAAACGGATTTTGAAGCAGCGGAAAATTACAGAGATAATTATCTTAAACTAGACGCAAAATTCgcaacttttataaataaggaCTCCGGTTCCATCGCCAAAAGTTCTTTAAAGGATAATGCCGTGAAATTAAAACTACCGAAATTTGAATTGAAGACATTCTCTGGTGACCCTAAAGAATGTCTCACATTCTGgagtatattttcaaaaattcatgaatCCGAAGATTTATCTGCCATCGACAAGTTCCAATATTTATACCAATCTATAGTACCCGAATCCAGGGCAGCAAGATTAGTTTCCAGTTTCCCTATAACAACAGAGAATTATCCGAAAGCcattaaacaattgaaattaagGTTTGGCAGAGAAGAtcttttagtacaaatatacgTTCGAGATCTCCTTTCTCTTGTTATGAAAAATGCAACTGCCGGAAAGAATTCTCCTGATTTAGCAACCCTCTACGATATGCTGGAAACAAAATTAAGAGCTTTGGAAAGTTTGGGACGTACGAAAGAGAAATTTGCTGATTTTCTAGAGCCTCTTGTGGAGTCATGCTTACCTGAAAATGTTATGCGAGCCTGAGAACGGAgtagaatttctgaaaatactGATG
This window of the Parasteatoda tepidariorum isolate YZ-2023 chromosome 4, CAS_Ptep_4.0, whole genome shotgun sequence genome carries:
- the LOC139425459 gene encoding uncharacterized protein, giving the protein MNSRKCAIKKKVKRKSLRTTFTTASNKLAQYLATPETVAKDINQLPALRSQLQDKFSRLNEIQNEISSVLLEKPETVAEYETDFEAAENYRDNYLKLDAKFATFINKDSGSIAKSSLKDNAVKLKLPKFELKTFSGDPKECLTFWSIFSKIHESEDLSAIDKFQYLYQSIVPESRAARLVSSFPITTENYPKAIKQLKLRFGREDLLVQIYVRDLLSLVMKNATAGKNSPDLATLYDMLETKLRALESLGRTKEKFADFLEPLVESCLPENVMRA